A genome region from Candidatus Acetothermia bacterium includes the following:
- a CDS encoding HAD family hydrolase, with translation MRDGKIRAVFLDMDGTLVHFPDGFHPPRFLQRMLTKLGYPVELVEVERAYRETEDWENANLGDFTQWTREKFIELDRRLLGRLGIGDERVIARLAEQVEDMWERLPEEMGELLYPEVPEALRLLRDEGIALGIVSHRTPSTIRRSVERHGISGYFTCFVSPLDAAAPHGKLNPEMWAYALAEVGAKPHEVVHIGDVYEYDVMGPRAVGITPILLDRDGVHEGLDCLTAPDLLAAARLLAGDFHAP, from the coding sequence TTGCGCGACGGTAAGATCAGGGCAGTGTTCTTGGACATGGACGGGACCCTCGTCCACTTCCCGGACGGGTTTCACCCACCCCGTTTTCTCCAGCGGATGCTGACCAAGCTGGGCTACCCCGTGGAGCTTGTCGAGGTCGAGCGCGCGTACCGGGAGACCGAGGACTGGGAGAACGCGAACCTTGGCGATTTCACCCAGTGGACCCGGGAGAAGTTCATCGAGCTCGACCGACGCCTCCTCGGCCGCCTTGGGATTGGGGACGAGCGCGTGATCGCCCGTCTTGCGGAGCAGGTGGAGGACATGTGGGAGCGCCTGCCCGAGGAGATGGGGGAGCTCCTGTACCCGGAGGTTCCGGAGGCGCTGCGGCTCCTGCGGGATGAGGGGATCGCGCTGGGGATCGTGTCCCATCGGACACCGAGCACGATCCGGCGGAGCGTGGAGCGGCACGGGATCAGCGGGTACTTCACGTGTTTCGTGAGCCCCTTGGATGCCGCTGCCCCCCACGGGAAGCTCAATCCCGAGATGTGGGCGTACGCGCTAGCGGAGGTGGGGGCGAAACCCCACGAGGTCGTGCACATCGGCGATGTGTACGAATACGACGTGATGGGGCCCCGGGCGGTGGGGATCACCCCGATCCTCCTCGACCGCGACGGAGTGCACGAGGGGCTGGACTGCCTGACCGCCCCGGACCTATTGGCGGCGGCCCGCCTGCTCGCCGGCGACTTCCACGCGCCATAG
- a CDS encoding translation elongation factor-like protein — protein sequence MEERRIGKVTHFFARIGVAVFALTDPLKVGDTIRIRGRSTDLTQCVESMQIEHKEVQEAKPGDEVAVKVTGRVREDDAVYKVIP from the coding sequence ATGGAAGAGAGGCGTATCGGCAAGGTGACCCACTTCTTTGCCCGCATCGGCGTGGCCGTGTTCGCCCTCACCGATCCCCTGAAGGTGGGCGACACGATCCGCATCCGCGGGCGGAGCACCGATCTCACCCAGTGCGTGGAGTCGATGCAGATCGAACACAAGGAAGTTCAGGAGGCCAAGCCCGGCGACGAGGTGGCGGTCAAGGTGACCGGCCGCGTCCGTGAGGACGACGCGGTGTACAAGGTCATCCCCTAG